In one window of Arthrobacter pascens DNA:
- the purU gene encoding formyltetrahydrofolate deformylase — MALHSQAQKDQACLIVHGPDRPGIVSSVAAVVTRNQGNIVSLDQYSSDPTGGDFFQRVVFSRPDLTVALPEIEADLGRTLEPLGLAWTLTDRSVPKRMAILVSTSDHCLLELLWRHRRGELPVTIPMVISNHTNTAEDVRSFGVPFFHVPSLDPDKSHAEAQILKLLEGNVDFVVLARYMQILSPEFLDRVGVPLINIHHSFLPAFIGAAPYRRAKERGVKLIGATSHYVTKDLDEGPIIEQDVARVTHAHTATDLQARGAYVERAVLSRAVEWHAEDRVIRHGNQTIVF, encoded by the coding sequence ATGGCTCTGCACAGCCAAGCGCAGAAGGACCAGGCCTGCCTGATTGTCCATGGCCCGGACCGGCCGGGGATTGTCTCCTCGGTAGCGGCCGTCGTCACCCGGAACCAAGGGAACATCGTCTCCCTTGACCAGTACTCCAGTGATCCCACAGGGGGCGACTTCTTCCAGCGGGTTGTCTTCAGCCGGCCCGACCTTACGGTGGCACTGCCCGAAATCGAGGCAGACCTCGGCAGGACCCTGGAGCCGCTGGGGCTGGCCTGGACCCTCACCGACCGGTCTGTGCCCAAACGCATGGCCATCCTGGTCTCCACCTCAGACCATTGCCTGCTCGAACTGCTCTGGCGGCACCGCCGCGGTGAGCTGCCAGTGACCATCCCGATGGTGATCTCCAACCACACCAACACTGCCGAGGACGTCCGCTCGTTCGGTGTGCCCTTCTTCCACGTGCCGTCCCTTGATCCTGACAAGTCACACGCGGAGGCCCAGATCCTGAAGCTGCTGGAGGGCAATGTGGATTTCGTGGTCCTGGCCCGCTACATGCAGATCCTGTCGCCGGAGTTCCTCGACCGGGTGGGGGTACCGCTGATCAATATCCACCACTCCTTCCTGCCCGCCTTCATTGGCGCCGCCCCCTACCGCAGGGCCAAGGAGCGCGGGGTCAAACTCATCGGCGCAACCTCGCACTACGTGACCAAGGATCTTGACGAGGGCCCCATCATCGAGCAGGACGTTGCCCGGGTGACACATGCCCACACCGCCACCGATCTCCAGGCCCGCGGCGCATATGTGGAACGCGCCGTGCTTTCACGGGCGGTCGAGTGGCACGCCGAGGACCGGGTCATCCGGCACGGCAACCAGACCATCGTCTTCTGA
- a CDS encoding methylenetetrahydrofolate reductase has translation MTKIAQKTNRAASLELMKDFSLEMTGKDIPSLLEARPLIPLGTRINVTFLGNEDLEMRVAAAKAVREMGFVPVPHISARRLESEQRLREFLGRLQEVDAAGHIFVIGGDPARPEGPYSDSLSIIRSGILQDFGVREVGIGGYPEGHPDIPQETLWSALEDKSATLRDQGLDMVILTQFSFDTDPVAEWIEAIRARGITAPVRVGTPGPVGIKRLLGFARRLGVGANAMIVKKYGFSLTNLVGVAGPDNFVNDLAAVLADHSSGTRTGLLGQVGLHFYTFGGLSETAGWVRQFTGGQA, from the coding sequence GTGACTAAGATCGCACAAAAGACGAACCGCGCAGCTTCGCTCGAACTCATGAAGGACTTCTCCCTTGAGATGACAGGCAAGGACATCCCTTCCCTCCTCGAGGCAAGGCCTCTCATTCCCCTTGGCACGAGAATCAACGTGACCTTCCTGGGCAACGAGGACCTTGAGATGCGCGTGGCCGCTGCCAAGGCGGTCCGGGAAATGGGATTCGTTCCCGTACCCCACATTTCAGCGCGGCGTTTGGAGTCCGAGCAGCGGCTCAGGGAGTTCCTCGGCCGCCTGCAGGAGGTGGATGCCGCCGGCCACATTTTCGTTATCGGCGGTGATCCCGCCCGCCCCGAGGGGCCCTACAGCGACTCACTCTCGATCATCCGCAGCGGCATCCTGCAGGACTTCGGAGTACGTGAAGTCGGAATCGGCGGGTATCCGGAAGGCCATCCCGATATCCCGCAGGAGACCCTGTGGAGTGCGCTCGAAGACAAGTCTGCGACGCTCCGGGACCAGGGCCTTGACATGGTCATCCTCACCCAGTTCTCGTTCGATACCGATCCCGTCGCGGAGTGGATCGAGGCGATTCGGGCCAGAGGCATCACTGCGCCCGTCCGGGTCGGCACCCCGGGCCCGGTGGGAATCAAGCGGCTCCTGGGTTTTGCCCGCCGCCTGGGCGTCGGGGCAAATGCGATGATCGTGAAGAAGTACGGCTTCTCACTCACCAACCTCGTCGGCGTGGCCGGCCCCGACAACTTTGTCAACGATCTGGCCGCGGTACTCGCTGACCACTCCTCAGGTACGCGTACAGGGCTGCTGGGACAGGTAGGGCTTCACTTCTACACCTTCGGTGGCCTGTCAGAGACGGCGGGCTGGGTCCGCCAGTTCACGGGCGGACAGGCGTGA
- a CDS encoding MFS transporter, translated as MRPSAEVRHPGLLLLAAVLLVAANLRSTISGVGPLLTQISADLGIAEAALGLLAAIPLIAFAAVSPLAHSLGMRFGFSGVVLCSLIALGAGTVWRSLPGAPLNLWAGTVLIGASIAVANVLLPAVIKREFSDRLAVVTALFTAFLSGTGALASGVVVPVSQVPGGEGVLGWRGALLFSGALIPLATVIWLVAMVRSREARAWATPAPDAGTPRAGPPGTAAPAVEPQQAPHGRWGVWGDAVAWQVLSYMGFQAMAFYMMVTWLAPLAHSLGRPEVVAGIDVMLLQVSSLAGSLSVPLMLRGTLARWTPALIPVLGLVAVTGLIAVPLLFPGWVILYGLSSGASLAMSFSLFGLRARTPGAAGRLSGMAQSGGYAIAAVGPVAFGGLLSLTGGWLAPLLLVELTLAAQLAAGLFVGRERQVLTASAPAGRS; from the coding sequence ATGCGGCCATCAGCAGAGGTACGGCACCCCGGCCTCCTCCTTCTCGCCGCCGTCCTGCTGGTCGCGGCAAACCTGCGCTCGACCATCAGCGGCGTGGGACCCCTCCTGACGCAGATCTCCGCAGACCTGGGCATCGCCGAGGCTGCACTGGGGTTGCTGGCCGCCATCCCCCTGATTGCCTTCGCGGCGGTCTCACCGCTGGCCCACAGCCTCGGCATGCGTTTCGGATTTTCGGGAGTGGTCCTTTGCTCGTTGATCGCGCTCGGAGCAGGCACCGTATGGCGGTCATTACCCGGAGCTCCCCTGAATCTGTGGGCCGGAACAGTCCTGATCGGGGCATCCATCGCGGTGGCCAACGTCCTGCTCCCGGCGGTGATCAAACGCGAATTCAGCGATCGCCTGGCGGTGGTGACCGCCCTTTTCACGGCCTTCCTCAGCGGCACGGGCGCGCTTGCCTCCGGAGTTGTGGTGCCGGTCTCGCAGGTCCCCGGCGGTGAAGGGGTACTGGGGTGGCGGGGTGCGCTGCTCTTTTCGGGCGCACTCATACCACTGGCAACAGTGATCTGGCTCGTTGCCATGGTTCGAAGCCGTGAAGCACGTGCCTGGGCTACCCCGGCTCCGGATGCCGGAACGCCGCGGGCCGGGCCGCCCGGTACCGCTGCTCCTGCCGTGGAACCGCAGCAGGCACCGCATGGCCGCTGGGGCGTGTGGGGCGATGCCGTTGCGTGGCAGGTGCTCTCGTACATGGGGTTCCAGGCCATGGCTTTCTACATGATGGTCACGTGGCTGGCGCCGCTCGCGCACAGCTTGGGACGCCCGGAGGTTGTGGCCGGGATCGACGTGATGCTGCTGCAGGTAAGTTCCCTTGCCGGCTCGCTCTCCGTCCCGCTGATGCTACGCGGGACGCTGGCACGGTGGACACCCGCCCTCATCCCGGTGCTCGGCCTGGTAGCCGTCACCGGGCTCATCGCAGTGCCGTTGCTGTTCCCCGGATGGGTGATCCTCTACGGACTCTCCTCGGGCGCATCCCTGGCGATGTCCTTCAGCCTGTTCGGGCTGCGGGCACGGACTCCCGGAGCTGCCGGGCGGCTCTCGGGCATGGCCCAGTCCGGGGGCTATGCGATTGCCGCTGTTGGCCCCGTCGCCTTTGGCGGCCTCCTTTCGCTCACCGGTGGATGGCTTGCGCCCCTGCTGCTCGTGGAGCTCACCCTCGCCGCGCAGCTTGCGGCGGGCTTGTTCGTAGGGCGGGAACGGCAAGTGCTGACCGCGTCCGCCCCTGCCGGACGCTCATGA
- a CDS encoding aldehyde dehydrogenase family protein, with amino-acid sequence MTNTINTSAPVTTGLYIGGTERQAADTLEVVDPGKPGVIVGYAAAAGPRDVDDAIAAAKAAYPGWAALSPQERAEQMRVALEGIADFRDEDAAILSQENGKIRMESWVDSLVFEIRWNLALALADEVDATKVLPPAPGIPVSTTIQYQPLGVVTVIVPFNWPIAILAASLPHALLAGNTAIVKPPPTTPLATTRVVQRIAEKLPPGVLNVVTGKDADVSALITSPDVAKVCFTGSVAGGKRIMEMASKSLTRVTLELGGNDAAVVLEDAILDDTHLDRLYASIFDTTGQICMNAKRIYVHRSRLDELVGGLSERLDKAVIGYGLDEGTTMGPLHQPAQKAFVSEIIEEAKEAGADVREFGTLPTDPELRSGNFLRPALVINPDPSLRVVTQEQFGPVIPLIPFDTEDEAVRMANDTWSGLCGSVWTANPEAGDRVGGRLVCGYVWVNDHGATRLDLRAPFGGMKQSGMGREQGIEGVRAFQDTRSIARLEPDAGSQGGSEG; translated from the coding sequence ATGACCAACACCATTAATACGTCGGCGCCGGTAACCACTGGCCTGTACATCGGCGGCACGGAACGCCAGGCCGCGGACACCCTGGAGGTGGTCGACCCTGGCAAACCGGGCGTGATTGTCGGGTATGCGGCAGCGGCCGGTCCGCGTGACGTCGATGACGCTATTGCAGCGGCCAAGGCGGCCTATCCCGGATGGGCGGCGCTGAGCCCGCAGGAACGCGCCGAGCAGATGCGGGTTGCACTTGAGGGCATCGCCGACTTCCGCGACGAGGATGCTGCCATCCTGTCGCAGGAGAACGGGAAGATCCGGATGGAATCCTGGGTCGATTCACTCGTGTTCGAGATCCGGTGGAACCTGGCACTCGCGCTTGCCGACGAGGTGGATGCGACTAAAGTGCTCCCCCCGGCGCCGGGGATCCCGGTGTCCACGACAATCCAGTACCAGCCGCTGGGTGTCGTGACGGTGATCGTGCCGTTCAACTGGCCTATCGCGATCCTGGCGGCCTCCTTGCCACACGCGCTGCTCGCCGGAAACACAGCTATCGTCAAGCCTCCGCCCACCACACCGCTCGCCACTACCCGCGTGGTCCAAAGGATCGCCGAGAAGCTGCCCCCCGGGGTGCTGAACGTGGTGACCGGTAAGGATGCCGACGTGTCCGCCCTGATCACCAGCCCCGACGTCGCGAAGGTCTGCTTCACGGGCAGCGTTGCCGGCGGCAAGCGCATCATGGAAATGGCATCGAAGTCCCTGACCCGGGTGACCCTGGAGCTCGGCGGAAACGATGCCGCCGTCGTGCTTGAGGACGCAATCCTGGACGACACCCACCTCGACCGCCTGTATGCCTCGATCTTCGACACCACCGGGCAGATCTGCATGAACGCAAAGCGGATCTATGTCCACCGTTCGCGCCTGGATGAGCTCGTCGGGGGCCTGTCGGAGCGGCTCGACAAGGCGGTCATCGGGTATGGACTGGATGAGGGGACCACGATGGGCCCGCTGCACCAGCCGGCGCAGAAGGCCTTCGTGAGCGAGATCATCGAGGAAGCAAAGGAGGCCGGCGCCGACGTCAGGGAGTTCGGGACGCTACCGACGGATCCGGAGCTGCGGAGCGGTAATTTCCTGCGCCCGGCACTGGTGATCAACCCCGACCCGTCCCTGCGCGTCGTGACCCAGGAGCAGTTCGGGCCGGTGATTCCGCTCATCCCGTTCGACACCGAGGATGAAGCGGTCCGGATGGCCAACGACACGTGGTCCGGGCTTTGCGGCTCGGTATGGACGGCGAACCCCGAGGCGGGCGACCGGGTGGGCGGAAGGCTGGTCTGCGGTTACGTCTGGGTCAACGACCATGGCGCGACCCGGCTGGACCTGCGCGCTCCCTTCGGCGGGATGAAGCAGTCCGGCATGGGCCGCGAGCAGGGAATCGAGGGCGTCCGGGCGTTCCAGGACACCCGGTCGATCGCCCGCCTCGAGCCCGACGCCGGGTCCCAAGGCGGGTCCGAGGGCTGA
- a CDS encoding VOC family protein, with protein sequence MTDYTSFDVAHLGNVELLTPNFEKSLWFFRDLLAMRVVAETGDAGTNNNGSNGKSVYLRTWDEYQLYTLKLTASPDAGVGRTTFRTTSQDALQRRVAAIEATGLGIGWVDGEVGTGPAYAFRDPDGHDLAIYYETERYVATDDKPALKNQASAFPGRGVNARRLDHVNFLARDVVANGEFVATTLRGRESERIRLDDGGYAAWWFHFNNKSYDIVYSDDWLKHGNRLHHVAFAPDTREDILKAADIFLENGIHIESGPHKHAINQTFFLYVWEPGGNRIELANAGARLLLDPDSPVVEWTQEERKKGQAWGMKTIETFHTHGTPVVRQ encoded by the coding sequence ATGACCGACTACACCTCGTTCGACGTCGCCCATCTGGGGAACGTGGAGCTGCTGACGCCTAACTTCGAGAAGAGCCTGTGGTTCTTCCGCGACCTGCTCGCCATGCGCGTCGTCGCGGAGACCGGTGACGCCGGAACTAACAACAACGGCAGCAACGGGAAATCGGTGTACCTGCGCACGTGGGACGAATATCAGCTCTACACACTGAAGCTCACAGCATCCCCCGATGCCGGCGTCGGGCGGACGACATTCCGGACGACCAGCCAGGATGCGCTACAGCGGCGGGTGGCGGCCATTGAGGCCACCGGCCTCGGCATCGGCTGGGTTGACGGCGAAGTGGGGACCGGTCCTGCCTACGCTTTCCGGGACCCCGACGGGCACGACCTCGCGATTTACTACGAAACCGAACGGTACGTGGCCACCGACGACAAGCCGGCGCTGAAGAACCAGGCCTCGGCGTTTCCCGGCCGTGGCGTTAATGCCAGGCGGCTGGACCACGTCAATTTCCTCGCCAGGGATGTGGTGGCCAACGGCGAGTTCGTGGCCACGACGCTGCGGGGCCGCGAAAGTGAACGGATCAGGCTGGACGACGGCGGTTACGCCGCCTGGTGGTTCCACTTCAACAACAAGTCCTACGACATTGTGTATTCGGACGACTGGCTCAAGCACGGTAACCGGCTGCACCACGTCGCTTTCGCCCCGGATACCCGTGAGGACATCCTCAAGGCAGCCGATATTTTCCTTGAGAACGGCATCCACATCGAGTCCGGTCCGCACAAGCACGCGATCAACCAGACCTTCTTCCTGTACGTCTGGGAGCCGGGCGGAAACCGCATCGAACTCGCCAACGCCGGTGCCCGCCTATTGCTGGACCCCGACTCCCCGGTCGTGGAGTGGACCCAGGAGGAGCGCAAGAAAGGGCAGGCCTGGGGTATGAAGACCATCGAAACGTTCCATACCCATGGAACTCCCGTCGTCCGACAGTGA
- a CDS encoding 4-oxalomesaconate tautomerase has protein sequence MGMVDGIPCLYMRGGTSKGAFFLATDLPAEREERDNLLLRIMGTPDPRQIDGLGAAHPLTSKVAVISPSPDDGADVDYLFLQLGVDTAFVTDRQNCGNILAGVGPFAVERGLVPAGDGQTEVRIRMVNTDSIATARFATPGGVVDYDGDLPIDGVPGTAGAIKLSFEGTAGSSTGALFPSGSVLDRVDGVDVTCVDNGMPTVLIRAADLGVTGHEPPADLEADGGLADRLRALRLEAAKVMGMGDVSDATVPKLVLLAPPRDGGAIATRSFLPQRVHTSIGVLGALTVGAGVLAEGSVGHGIALLPPPGAPLRIEHPTGHFDVEVGVDSGPEGFRVTGSAALRTARKIFDGRVFPRPRL, from the coding sequence ATGGGCATGGTTGACGGAATCCCTTGCCTGTACATGCGCGGGGGGACGTCCAAAGGCGCCTTCTTCCTTGCCACTGACCTTCCGGCGGAGCGCGAGGAACGTGACAACCTGCTCCTCCGGATCATGGGCACACCGGACCCGCGGCAGATCGACGGGCTTGGTGCCGCGCACCCGCTCACCAGCAAGGTCGCTGTCATTTCACCGTCCCCCGACGACGGCGCCGACGTCGATTATCTGTTCCTTCAGCTTGGCGTCGACACGGCATTCGTGACCGACCGCCAGAACTGCGGCAACATCCTGGCTGGCGTCGGTCCCTTCGCGGTGGAGCGCGGCCTTGTTCCGGCCGGGGACGGGCAGACCGAAGTGCGGATCCGCATGGTCAATACGGACAGCATCGCCACCGCCCGGTTCGCCACTCCCGGCGGCGTGGTGGACTACGACGGCGACCTCCCGATCGACGGCGTCCCCGGAACGGCAGGTGCGATCAAGCTCAGTTTCGAGGGAACCGCCGGCTCGTCAACCGGCGCGCTCTTTCCCTCGGGCAGCGTGCTGGACCGGGTCGACGGCGTGGACGTCACGTGTGTGGACAACGGTATGCCGACTGTACTGATACGCGCCGCCGATCTGGGTGTGACCGGCCACGAACCTCCTGCCGATCTGGAGGCCGACGGCGGTCTGGCAGACCGTCTCCGTGCTCTCCGCCTGGAGGCGGCCAAAGTGATGGGCATGGGGGATGTCAGCGATGCCACCGTGCCGAAGCTTGTCCTGCTGGCCCCGCCCCGGGATGGCGGTGCCATTGCCACCCGGAGTTTCCTGCCGCAGCGGGTGCATACGTCGATCGGTGTTCTGGGTGCCCTGACGGTCGGTGCGGGGGTGCTCGCCGAGGGGTCAGTGGGCCACGGAATCGCCTTACTGCCGCCTCCCGGAGCGCCGCTGCGGATCGAGCACCCCACCGGCCACTTCGATGTTGAAGTGGGAGTCGATTCAGGCCCTGAAGGGTTCCGGGTCACCGGTTCGGCAGCGCTCCGCACGGCGCGGAAGATCTTCGACGGCCGCGTCTTCCCGCGTCCGCGCCTGTGA
- a CDS encoding 4-carboxy-4-hydroxy-2-oxoadipate aldolase/oxaloacetate decarboxylase has product MKTVVVTDVRRAEASVIDKLGTHGVATVHEAMGRTGLVGASLRPIQEGVRIAGSAVTVLCWPGDNLMIHAAVEQCREGDVLVVTTASPSLDGSFGELFATALQHRGVRGLVTTGGVRDVADLRAMGFPVWSAAVNAQGTVKATAGSVNVPITVGGTVVRPGDVIVADDDGVLCVPRLDVQSALEAADARVMKEAASRAAYLAGELSLDRNRLRGVLDDLGVKYVTTAEYEAGHGHG; this is encoded by the coding sequence ATGAAGACGGTCGTGGTCACCGATGTCCGCCGGGCCGAGGCTTCCGTCATCGACAAACTCGGAACGCACGGCGTCGCGACGGTTCATGAGGCAATGGGGCGCACAGGATTGGTGGGCGCCTCGCTGCGTCCCATTCAGGAAGGGGTCCGGATTGCGGGTTCAGCCGTCACGGTCCTCTGCTGGCCCGGCGACAACCTCATGATCCATGCGGCCGTGGAGCAGTGCCGGGAGGGTGACGTGCTGGTGGTGACAACCGCCTCCCCCTCCCTTGACGGATCGTTCGGCGAATTGTTCGCGACGGCGCTGCAGCACCGGGGGGTGCGGGGGCTCGTGACAACGGGCGGGGTCCGGGATGTGGCCGATCTGCGGGCCATGGGGTTTCCGGTCTGGTCCGCCGCGGTCAACGCCCAGGGCACGGTCAAGGCGACAGCGGGCTCCGTGAACGTGCCCATCACGGTGGGCGGCACGGTGGTGCGCCCTGGCGATGTCATCGTGGCCGATGACGACGGCGTGCTCTGCGTGCCGCGCCTGGACGTGCAGTCCGCCCTCGAAGCAGCCGATGCGAGGGTGATGAAGGAGGCGGCATCGCGGGCAGCGTACCTTGCCGGCGAGCTGAGCCTGGACCGCAACCGGCTTCGAGGCGTCCTGGATGACCTGGGCGTGAAATACGTGACAACGGCGGAGTACGAGGCCGGCCATGGGCATGGTTGA
- a CDS encoding PIG-L deacetylase family protein — translation MANGGTVLVVSAHAGDFVWRAGGAIAAATARGDRAVVVCLSYGERGESASQWLAGKSLDEIKAIRREEAEAAAAALGAEIEFLDAGDYPLLPSRELLDELVRIYRRVQPTVVLTHPLLDPYNGDHPAAARLAIDARILAQAIGYEAPGEVLGAPPVFFFEPHQPEQCDFKPDVLLDITAAFPAKEQAMKCLPAQQHMWDYYTSLAVRRGVQVKRNAGPNLGLPVDTKGEAYMRYYPQVTEVLE, via the coding sequence ATGGCCAATGGAGGCACTGTGCTGGTCGTGAGCGCGCACGCCGGCGACTTCGTCTGGCGGGCCGGTGGCGCCATCGCCGCCGCGACCGCCCGCGGTGATCGCGCCGTCGTCGTCTGCCTCTCCTACGGCGAGCGCGGGGAGTCCGCCAGCCAGTGGCTGGCAGGGAAGTCCCTGGACGAAATCAAGGCCATCCGGCGCGAGGAGGCAGAGGCCGCCGCCGCGGCCCTCGGCGCAGAAATCGAATTCCTCGACGCCGGCGACTACCCCCTTCTGCCGAGCCGGGAACTGCTGGATGAGCTGGTCCGGATCTACCGCCGGGTTCAGCCCACCGTCGTGCTGACGCATCCGCTGCTGGACCCATACAACGGTGACCATCCAGCGGCTGCAAGGCTGGCAATAGATGCCAGGATCCTCGCCCAAGCGATTGGCTACGAAGCCCCGGGTGAAGTGCTCGGGGCACCGCCCGTGTTCTTCTTCGAGCCGCATCAGCCCGAACAATGCGACTTCAAGCCCGATGTCCTGCTTGACATCACCGCCGCGTTCCCCGCCAAGGAGCAGGCGATGAAGTGCCTGCCGGCCCAGCAGCACATGTGGGACTACTACACGTCACTGGCCGTGCGCCGCGGTGTCCAGGTCAAGCGCAACGCGGGCCCTAACCTCGGCCTTCCGGTCGACACCAAGGGAGAGGCGTACATGCGCTACTACCCCCAGGTCACTGAGGTCCTCGAGTGA
- a CDS encoding aminomethyl transferase family protein yields the protein MTETLQEAIDRAGSPVELLRNSPARPTVFPVTPEFTNWRSEQHSWRTGCALLDQSHHMTDLFLRGPGAERLLSSLAVNSFANFPVDRAKQLVAVNHQGHLIGDGILAHLDADSYNLVGHHMVIDWVQFHAETGGHDVDVERDGNSIVRTGDPRLFRYELQGPTAPAIVENLIGGPVPQIGFFHMGRFPIAGLEVRGIRHGMAGQPGFELFGPWADGARVRDALLEAGSGLGLTQVGAKGYSTANLESGWVPSPVPAIFSDDRLRSYREWLPAAAAGSLGGSFDSPDIEDYYLTPYDLDYGRSVAFDHDFVGRKALETLSDAKPPGGSRRRKVTLVWNPDDVQEAMGSLLRPGLPAKYIELPKARYALYQVDRVLRDGATVGQSFDCGYIANEQSFVSLASIDTGFAGAGTGTEVGAEVTVLWGEQPNSAKLQVEPHRQVAVRATVAPAPFVQYARESYRAA from the coding sequence ATGACGGAGACATTGCAGGAAGCGATTGACCGGGCGGGCTCTCCTGTGGAACTGCTGCGCAATTCGCCGGCAAGGCCTACCGTCTTCCCGGTGACGCCCGAGTTCACTAACTGGCGCTCCGAGCAGCACTCATGGCGAACCGGCTGCGCGCTGCTGGACCAGTCCCACCACATGACCGACCTGTTCCTTCGCGGGCCCGGCGCCGAACGCCTGCTCAGCAGCCTCGCCGTGAATTCCTTCGCGAATTTTCCGGTTGACCGCGCCAAGCAGTTAGTCGCCGTGAACCACCAGGGCCACCTCATTGGTGACGGCATCCTGGCGCACCTCGACGCGGACTCCTACAACCTGGTGGGGCATCACATGGTGATCGACTGGGTGCAGTTCCATGCCGAGACGGGCGGCCATGATGTCGACGTGGAGCGTGACGGCAATTCCATCGTCCGCACTGGCGATCCCCGGCTGTTCAGGTACGAACTTCAGGGACCGACGGCGCCGGCCATCGTCGAGAATCTCATCGGCGGTCCGGTACCGCAGATCGGCTTCTTCCATATGGGCCGTTTCCCGATCGCCGGGCTCGAGGTCCGCGGCATCCGGCACGGGATGGCAGGCCAGCCCGGCTTTGAGCTGTTCGGGCCGTGGGCCGACGGCGCCCGGGTCAGGGATGCGCTGCTGGAAGCCGGTTCCGGTCTGGGCCTCACGCAGGTAGGGGCGAAGGGCTATTCGACGGCGAACCTTGAGTCGGGATGGGTGCCCTCGCCGGTCCCGGCGATCTTCTCGGACGACAGGTTGCGGTCCTACCGGGAGTGGCTTCCCGCCGCCGCGGCCGGGTCGCTCGGAGGCAGCTTCGATTCGCCGGACATCGAGGATTATTACCTGACACCCTACGACCTGGACTACGGGCGGTCGGTGGCGTTCGACCACGACTTCGTCGGACGGAAGGCACTTGAGACGCTGTCTGATGCTAAACCGCCCGGAGGTTCGCGCCGCCGCAAAGTAACGCTTGTGTGGAATCCCGACGACGTCCAGGAGGCCATGGGCTCGCTCCTTCGCCCCGGCCTCCCGGCCAAGTACATCGAGCTGCCGAAGGCGCGGTACGCCCTGTACCAGGTGGACCGGGTGCTCCGGGACGGCGCCACGGTCGGACAGTCCTTCGACTGCGGCTATATCGCCAATGAGCAGTCGTTTGTCTCGCTTGCCAGCATTGACACCGGCTTCGCTGGGGCCGGAACCGGGACCGAGGTCGGTGCCGAAGTTACGGTCCTGTGGGGTGAGCAGCCCAATTCGGCCAAGCTCCAGGTCGAGCCGCACCGGCAGGTTGCCGTCCGGGCTACCGTCGCCCCCGCTCCGTTCGTGCAGTACGCGCGGGAAAGCTACCGCGCCGCCTGA